Proteins co-encoded in one Cyprinus carpio isolate SPL01 chromosome B5, ASM1834038v1, whole genome shotgun sequence genomic window:
- the mink1 gene encoding misshapen-like kinase 1 isoform X2, which yields MSENAPTRSLDDIDLAALRDPAGIFELVEVVGNGTYGQVYKGRHVKTGQLAAIKVMDVTEEEEEEIKAEINMLKKYSHHRNIATYYGAFVKKSPPGHDDQLWLVMEFCGAGSVTDLVKNTKGSSLKEDWIAYICREILRGLSHLHAHKVIHRDIKGQNVLLTENAEVKLVDFGVSAQLDRTVGRRNTFIGTPYWMAPEVIACDENPDSTYDYRSDIWSLGITAIEMAEGAPPLCDMHPMRALFLIPRNPPPKLKSKKWSKKFIDFIEGCLVKSYPSRPSTEQLLKHSFIRDQPTERQVRIQLKDHIDRTRKKRGEKEETEYEYSGSDEEDENRGDERESSSILNVPGESTLRRDFLRLQQENKERSEALKRQQAQLAAQRRDPEEHKRQLLHDRQKRIEEQKEQRRRLEEQQRKEREMVRQQQDKAPHRRLDDMRREEDRRMAEREQEFIRHKLEEEQRQLEILQQQLLQEQALLMEYKRKQLEEQRQSERLQRQLQQEHAYLVSLQQQQQQQDKKPQMYHYSKNLENNKPAWAREVEERSKLNRQGSPKICTTVSDTNIQSRSESISQSGAAQTPPMQRPVEPQGGQGKFQMAHLVPLKPYAAPVPRSQSLCDQPTKTMSAFPTQDPSPTPTPRPLHSRELVRQNSDPTSETPAPQSRPMRDDRGPWIRLPEIEQPPKIPQRTASIATALNTNLSSGIRHPVRASNPDLSRNERWERGDSMSIMSNLPQTGSLERHRILSSSKMDSSPTLSHDGRHKPGESRTSSRPSRPADHGLYSKERAEEQPRPPVKANDYSSSSESSESSEESENGEGAEEESPTDRPRDADSDSVNTMVVHEEEEGEGGDEERAGGYGDQTMLVQRTPEKRSHNGYTNLPDVVQPSHSPTDSASHSSPGKDSTYDYQSRGLVKASGKSSFTTFVDLGMYQPSGGTGDNMSVGGLGSRFEQLKLEVRKGSMVNVNPTNTRPVSDTPEIRKYKKRFNSEILCAALWGVNLLVGTENGLKLLDRSGQGKVYPLINSRRFQQMDVLEGLNLLITISGKKNKVRVYYLAWLRNKILHNDPEVEKKQGWTTVGEMEGCVHYKVVKYERIKFLVIALKNAVEVYAWAPKPYHKFMAFKSFGDLPHRPLLVDLTVEEGQRLKVIYGSSAGFHAIDVDSGNNYDIYIPVHIQSQVTPHAIVFLPNSDGMEMLLCYEDEGVYVNTYGRIIKDVVLQWGEMPTSVAHICSNQIMGWGEKAIEIRSVETGHLDGVFMHKRAQRLKFLCERNDKVFFASVRSGGSSQVYFMTLNRNCIMNW from the exons GACCCAGCAGGAATCTTCGAGCTGGTGGAGGTCGTGGGCAACGGCACCTACGGACAAGTGTACAAG GGTCGTCATGTTAAGACGGGTCAGCTGGCAGCCATAAAGGTCATGGATGTgactgaggaagaggaggaggaaatcAAAGCTGAGATTAACATGCTGAAGAAGTACAGTCACCATAGGAACATCGCCACCTACTATGGAGCCTTCGTGAAGAAGAGTCCGCCCGGACATGATGACCAGCTCTGG ttgGTGATGGAGTTTTGCGGAGCCGGCTCAGTAACAGACTTGGTGAAGAACACAAAGGGCAGCTCCCTGAAAGAAGACTGGATTGCGTACATCTGCAGAGAAATACTGAGA GGTCTGTCTCACCTCCATGCTCATAAAGTCATCCACAGAGACATCAAGGGACAGAATGTACTGCTTACAGAGAACGCAGAGGTTAAACTCG TGGACTTTGGGGTGAGCGCACAGCTGGATCGTACAGTCGGCAGAAGAAACACTTTTATTGGCACTCCATACTGGATGGCCCCAGAAGTCATTGCCTGTGATGAGAATCCCGACTCCACCTATGATTATAGG AGTGATATCTGGTCTCTGGGAATCACCGCTATAGAGATGGCTGAAGGAGCACCTC CGTTGTGTGACATGCATCCCATGCGAGCTTTGTTCCTTATCCCACGGAACCCTCCTCCTAAACTGAAGTCCAAGAAATG GTCGAAGAAGTTCATTGACTTCATCGAGGGCTGTCTTGTGAAGTCTTATCCAAGTCGTCCATCCACAGAACAGCTGCTGAAGCACTCGTTCATCAGAGACCAGCCCACTGAGAGACAAGTCCGCATCCAGCTCAAAGATCACATCGACCGCACACGCAAGAAACGCGGTGAAAAag AGGAGACAGAGTATGAGTACAGCGGTAGTGATGAAGAGGATGAGAACAGAGGAGATGAGAGAGAATCCAG CTCTATTTTGAATGTTCCTGGTGAGTCGACGTTGCGGAGGGATTTCCTGCGGCTGCAGCAAGAGAATAAAGAGCGCTCAGAGGCCTTAAAGAGACAGCAGGCGCAGCTCGCTGCTCAGCGCAGAGACCCTGAGGAGCACAAACGCCAGCTGCTGCATGACCGACAGAAGCGGATAGAGGAGCAGAAAGAACAGAGGCGTCGCTTGGAGGAG caacagagaaaggagagagagatggTGCGGCAGCAACAGGATAAAGCTCCTCACCGGAGACTCGATGACATGAGACGAGAGGAGGACAGGAGGATGGCAGAGAGAGAGCAG gAGTTTATAAGACATAAGTTGGAGGAAGAGCAGCGGCAGTTAGAGATATTGCAGCAACAATTACTGCAGGAGCAGGCGTTGCTAATG GAGTATAAGCGTAAACAGCTGGAGGAGCAGAGACAGTCAGAAAGACTTCAGAGACAGCTGCAGCAGGAGCACGCATACCTCGTCTcactgcagcagcaacagcagcaacaaGACAAGAAACCACAGATGTACCACTACAGCAAGAACCTAGAGAACAACAAACCTGCCTGGGCTAGAGAG GTTGAGGAGCGCAGTAAACTGAACAGACAGGGCTCTCCTAAAATCTGCACTACAGTGTCTGACACCAATATCCAGTCCCGTTCAGAATCAATCAGCCAATCAGGAGCTGCACAGACCCCACCTATGCAGAGACCTGTGGAACCACAGGGTGGGCAGGGAAAG TTCCAGATGGCCCACCTGGTGCCGTTAAAACCGTATGCCGCTCCTGTCCCTCGCTCTCAGTCTCTTTGCGATCAGCCCACTAAGACCATGTCCGCCTTCCCCACCCAGGATCCCTCTCCCACACCCACACCTCGTCCTCTACACTCCAGAGAATTAGTCCGTCAAAACTCTGACCCCACCTCAGAGACCCCTGCCCCTCAGTCTCGGCCAATGAGAGATGACCGGGGACCCTGGATCCGTCTTCCTGAGATTGAACAACCTCCTAAA ATTCCCCAGAGAACAGCCTCCATAGCCACTGCACTGAACACAAATCTCTCCTCCGGCATCAGACACCCAGTTCGAGCAAG TAATCCTGATCTGAGTCGCAATGAGCGCTGGGAGAGGGGAGATAGCATGAGCATCATGTCCAACCTGCCACAGACCGGCTCTCTGGAACGACACCGCATACTCA GCTCATCCAAGATGGATTCCTCCCCCACCCTTTCTCATGATGGCCGACACAAACCAGGAGAATCCCGAACCTCATCCAGACCCAGCAGACCAGCG GACCATGGTCTGTACTCTAAGGAGCGGGCAGAGGAGCAGCCGCGACCCCCGGTGAAGGCTAATGATTACTCCTCTTCCTCAGAAAGCAGTGAGAGCAGTGAAGAGAGTGAGAATGGAGAAGGAGCAGAAGAGGAAAGCCCAACTGACCG CCCACGTGATGCAGATTCTGACTCTGTTAACACAATGGTTGTCCATGAGGAGGAGGAAGGTGAAGGAGGAGACGAAGAACGTGCCGGAGGATATGGAGACCAAACCATGCTTGTACAGAGG ACTCCAGAGAAGCGTAGTCATAATGGATACACCAACCTGCCTGATGTGGTTCAGCCCTCCCACTCTCCCACAGACTCTGCCTCCCACTCTTCCCCTGGGAAAGACTCTACCTATGAT TATCAGTCCAGGGGATTGGTGAAGGCCTCTGGAAAGTCCTCTTTTACTACCTTTGTGGACCTTGGAATGTACCAACCATCAGGGGGCACAGGCGATAACATGTCTGTTGGAG GTCTGGGCTCTCGCTTTGAGCAACTGAAGCTAGAGGTGAGGAAAGGCTCCATGGTCAATGTCAATCCCACCAACACTCGTCCAGTTAGTGACACTCCTGAAATCCGCAAATACAAGAAGAGGTTCAACTCTGAGATCCTCTGTGCTGCTCTCTGGG GTGTGAATCTGCTGGTAGGGACAGAGAACGGTCTAAAGCTGCTGGATCGAAGTGGCCAGGGGAAAGTTTATCCATTGATCAACTCACGCAGGTTTCAACAGATGGACGTTCTGGAGGGACTGAACCTCCTCATCACTATATCAG GCAAGAAGAATAAGGTGCGTGTGTATTATCTTGCCTGGCTGAGGAATAAAATCCTCCATAATGACCCAGAGGTGGAGAAAAAACAGGGCTGGACCACTGTAGGAGAAATGGAGGGCTGTGTGCATTACAAAGTTG TAAAATATGAAAGGATTAAGTTTCTGGTTATCGCTCTGAAGAATGCAGTGGAGGTTTACGCCTGGGCTCCCAAACCTTACCACAAATTCATGGCCTTCAAG TCATTTGGAGACCTGCCACATAGGCCTCTGTTGGTTGACCTCACAGTGGAAGAGGGTCAGCGGTTAAAGGTCATCTATGGGTCAAGTGCTGGCTTCCATGCCATTGATGTTGACTCTGGAAACAACTATGACATCTACATTCCTGTACAC ATCCAGTCACAGGTGACTCCTCACGCCATCGTATTCCTGCCCAATTCAGATGGGATGGAGATGCTGTTGTGTTATGAGGATGAGGGTGTTTACGTCAACACTTATGGGCGCATCATTAAAGATGTGGTGCTGCAGTGGGGAGAAATGCCCACTTCTGTGG CCCACATCTGCTCTAATCAGATTATGGGCTGGGGAGAGAAAGCCATAGAGATCCGTTCTGTTGAGACGGGACACCTGGATGGAGTATTCATGCACAAGAGAGCTCAGAGGCTTAAGTTCCTATGTGAAAGAAATGACAAG gtgtTTTTTGCGTCAGTGCGTTCTGGTGGCAGCAGTCAAGTCTACTTTATGACCCTCAACAGAAACTGCATTATGAACTGGTGA